A genomic segment from Halobacteriovorax sp. DA5 encodes:
- a CDS encoding FKBP-type peptidyl-prolyl cis-trans isomerase, giving the protein METHMEKVSYIIGRQIGSDFVAQGMEINAEIFANAVASAMKGEASQLSPEETQKTMTEFQEHMARQLAEAANKLAEEGRAYLETNKAAEGVSTTASGLQYKVLEAGSGATPSAESTVEVHYEGKLIDGTVFDSSYQRGQTIQFPVGGVIKGWTEALQLMKEGDSWELTIPSELAYGEHGAGAKIPPHSTLIFKVQLIKANV; this is encoded by the coding sequence ATGGAAACTCATATGGAAAAAGTAAGCTACATTATCGGTCGCCAAATTGGATCTGATTTTGTTGCACAAGGAATGGAAATCAATGCTGAAATTTTCGCAAATGCTGTAGCATCTGCAATGAAAGGTGAAGCAAGCCAACTATCACCAGAAGAAACTCAAAAAACAATGACTGAGTTCCAAGAGCACATGGCAAGACAACTTGCTGAAGCAGCGAACAAGCTAGCTGAAGAAGGTCGTGCATACCTTGAAACTAATAAAGCAGCCGAAGGTGTATCAACAACAGCTTCAGGTCTACAATATAAAGTTCTAGAAGCAGGTTCAGGAGCAACTCCATCTGCAGAGTCTACTGTAGAAGTTCACTACGAAGGTAAACTAATTGATGGAACTGTTTTTGATTCTTCATACCAAAGAGGACAAACAATTCAATTCCCTGTTGGTGGTGTAATTAAGGGTTGGACAGAAGCTCTTCAACTGATGAAAGAGGGAGACTCTTGGGAACTAACAATCCCATCTGAGCTTGCTTACGGTGAGCACGGTGCAGGAGCAAAGATTCCTCCACACTCAACTCTTATTTTCAAAGTACAACTTATCAAAGCAAACGTATAA
- a CDS encoding lipocalin family protein — protein sequence MKKVLIFLATLPFFFNTALAERKSGEEVKLSTTETVGAMKHTKRFRNFLSAAKIAGLDDIVTIDHPITIFAPNDAAFAKLPPETVEYLLANPLELRKLLLYHIGYGRHEKSDLRQKKEVKTFHGRVILVDQDSEEFILNSSTLRLGTLKKHDRNIIVHEINEVLLPSEELPANNFQTVEYVDLSRYLGTWYQQGAYDAFFNLRCQGTKAEYKLKHNRIRVKNSCQLVNGEEKVDKAYAKVVDKISNAKLKVSFVPLLGYFGVGAGDYQIIHLDEEYTEAIVADRNRNTLFILTRDREIAESKYEELVQIAVNQGFRPEYIKRTPVYEVVEPAEPTEPTVEPTEPNDHTDGDNHDGDHDGDIVITDPVETEVIF from the coding sequence ATGAAAAAAGTATTAATCTTTTTGGCAACACTACCATTTTTCTTTAATACTGCTCTTGCAGAAAGAAAAAGCGGAGAAGAAGTAAAATTATCAACAACAGAGACAGTCGGTGCAATGAAGCACACAAAACGTTTTAGAAATTTCTTAAGCGCGGCCAAAATTGCAGGCCTTGATGATATCGTAACAATCGATCACCCGATCACTATCTTTGCACCGAATGATGCAGCATTTGCTAAGTTACCACCTGAAACAGTTGAGTACCTTCTAGCAAATCCACTTGAGCTAAGAAAGCTTTTACTTTATCACATTGGATATGGCCGCCACGAAAAAAGCGATCTTAGACAAAAGAAAGAAGTTAAGACATTCCACGGAAGAGTTATTCTTGTGGATCAAGACAGTGAAGAGTTTATCCTAAACTCAAGTACACTACGTCTTGGAACATTAAAGAAACACGATAGAAATATCATTGTTCATGAAATCAATGAAGTATTACTTCCTTCTGAAGAGCTTCCTGCAAACAACTTCCAAACAGTTGAGTATGTTGACCTATCTCGCTACCTTGGTACTTGGTACCAACAAGGTGCATATGACGCCTTCTTTAACCTAAGATGTCAGGGAACAAAAGCAGAGTATAAGCTTAAGCACAATCGCATTAGAGTTAAAAACTCATGTCAGCTAGTTAATGGTGAAGAAAAAGTTGATAAAGCTTATGCAAAAGTAGTGGATAAGATTTCAAATGCAAAACTTAAGGTTAGCTTTGTTCCTCTACTTGGATACTTTGGTGTTGGCGCTGGCGACTACCAAATCATCCACCTCGATGAAGAATATACTGAAGCTATCGTAGCTGATAGAAATAGAAATACGCTCTTCATTTTGACTCGTGACAGAGAAATTGCTGAGTCAAAATATGAAGAATTAGTACAAATTGCTGTAAATCAAGGTTTTAGACCGGAGTATATTAAGAGAACTCCAGTATATGAAGTTGTTGAGCCTGCTGAGCCAACTGAACCGACAGTAGAACCAACTGAGCCTAATGATCATACAGATGGTGACAATCATGACGGTGATCATGATGGGGATATTGTAATTACAGATCCAGTTGAGACTGAAGTAATATTTTAG
- a CDS encoding DUF924 family protein: protein MYHEVLDFWFDELTEEQKWMKDARIDREIEERFGRLHTKAAKGELFEWREEHLGRLAEIIILDQFSRNIYRGDARSFASDDMALVLAQEAILQKTDEGFTTRKKHFLYMPYMHSESLTIQKEGLRLFEKLDNDMALQYMHQHMAIIERFGRYPHRNGVLGRESTPEEIEFLKMPNSSF, encoded by the coding sequence ATGTATCACGAAGTACTTGATTTTTGGTTTGATGAGCTTACTGAAGAGCAAAAGTGGATGAAAGATGCTCGAATTGATCGCGAGATTGAAGAGCGCTTTGGCAGACTTCATACAAAGGCAGCAAAAGGAGAGTTATTTGAATGGAGGGAGGAGCATCTGGGTCGTTTGGCCGAAATTATTATCCTCGATCAATTTTCTCGTAATATCTATCGTGGTGATGCACGCTCTTTTGCAAGTGATGATATGGCCTTGGTTTTAGCTCAGGAGGCCATTTTGCAAAAAACAGATGAAGGTTTTACGACTAGAAAGAAACACTTTCTCTACATGCCCTATATGCACAGTGAATCTCTTACCATTCAAAAAGAGGGATTGAGACTATTTGAAAAATTAGATAACGACATGGCCCTTCAATATATGCATCAGCATATGGCCATCATTGAGCGCTTTGGCCGCTATCCACATCGCAATGGAGTTCTTGGTCGAGAGTCAACACCAGAAGAGATTGAATTTTTGAAAATGCCAAATTCTAGTTTCTAA
- a CDS encoding TolC family protein encodes MNTSRSSIVILALCMGINTYGQSCRITDANEFLKQIKSNHQVNLLAKANEEMLDGEINSANQVYNPEVETEIVTPGKNEISSMIKVTQTFELGGKRGSRKTWAQRMKELGSLEFKGEKEKVVLENILNMYRLRQVQELIPVYQESYDSLKKVLDKKSKIRKALSPSQEVEYETLSFAMDDYYIRLSELHAEKSKLQVHLKLNAGKNCVVTKSALPELFQFKKINLKSLELKDSTDYKKGLAQLAVAKAEYDVAKSNAYSDLKIGPMYEYSKVDDEKEHAFGLSLTFDLPVFNTNDGAKAKGMAAVKKGEYQIRYDELDLQIDLRNWIQKYQRYKSVYKKMISQAVLEKKHKRIEKLFDRGVISTSLIIEAHRQMVDFSIRRNDYEMGAVEALWNIYLLRGTILEEQI; translated from the coding sequence ATGAATACTAGTCGAAGTAGCATCGTGATTCTCGCTTTGTGCATGGGCATAAATACCTATGGACAGAGTTGTCGTATCACAGATGCCAATGAATTTTTGAAGCAAATTAAATCGAATCATCAAGTGAATCTCTTGGCAAAGGCCAATGAGGAGATGCTTGATGGTGAAATCAATTCGGCCAATCAGGTTTATAACCCTGAGGTTGAAACAGAAATTGTCACGCCTGGAAAAAATGAGATTTCCTCGATGATTAAAGTCACTCAAACTTTTGAGTTAGGGGGTAAGAGGGGATCGCGTAAGACGTGGGCCCAGAGAATGAAAGAGCTTGGTAGCCTTGAATTTAAAGGGGAGAAAGAAAAGGTCGTTTTAGAAAATATTCTAAATATGTATCGCCTTAGACAAGTTCAAGAACTTATACCTGTCTATCAAGAGTCATACGATTCTCTAAAGAAAGTTCTTGATAAAAAGAGCAAGATTAGGAAAGCGCTTTCGCCAAGCCAAGAGGTTGAGTATGAAACACTTTCTTTTGCCATGGATGATTACTATATCAGGCTATCTGAATTACATGCTGAAAAGTCTAAACTCCAAGTTCATCTGAAATTGAATGCGGGAAAGAATTGTGTCGTCACAAAAAGTGCTCTTCCTGAGTTGTTCCAATTTAAGAAGATAAACCTTAAGTCATTAGAGTTAAAAGATAGCACTGACTATAAGAAAGGACTCGCACAACTTGCTGTTGCAAAAGCTGAGTACGATGTCGCCAAGTCTAATGCTTATAGTGATCTCAAAATTGGCCCGATGTATGAATACTCCAAAGTTGATGATGAGAAAGAGCATGCCTTTGGTCTAAGCCTTACTTTTGACTTACCAGTATTTAATACAAATGATGGAGCAAAGGCCAAGGGGATGGCCGCAGTTAAAAAGGGTGAGTACCAAATTCGCTACGATGAGCTTGATCTTCAAATCGATCTTAGGAATTGGATTCAAAAATATCAACGTTACAAATCAGTTTACAAGAAAATGATTTCTCAGGCGGTCTTAGAAAAGAAGCATAAGAGAATAGAAAAGCTCTTTGATCGCGGTGTGATTTCAACATCGCTAATTATTGAGGCCCACAGGCAAATGGTGGACTTTTCCATTAGGCGAAACGACTACGAAATGGGAGCAGTCGAAGCTTT